CAGCACTTAAAAAGTGGTGACTTTTTCGATGCTTCATCATTCCCGGAAATCAAATTTGTATCTACAGGAATTACCAAAGAGGACGATGATGAATATAAAATCTCAGGTGATTTAACGATTAAAGACGTTACGAAGCCAGTAACTTTTAAAGCTGAATTTGGCGGTATCGGAAAAGATCCTTGGGGTAACCAAAAAGCAGGATACACAGTAACCGGAAAAATCAATCGTAGTGAGTTCGGATTGACTTGGAATGCTACCCTGGAAACAGGCGGCGTGATGGTGAGTGATGATGTGAAATTCCAAGCTGATTTACAATTTGTATTAGCGTAAGAAAACTAGAAATAAAAGTAGGAAGCCGTCTTTTGAGCCGGCTTCTTTGTTTTTAAATGGTTTCTGCAAAAGGCAGCATCGCATCCTTGACCCAACTCATTCGACACAAAACCAATTCAAAGCCCTTTCAAACCCAATGTAAAACCCTTTCATAACCGTTTGGGATTGGGTATGATTGGGGTTTGATTAAATTTTAGATTGTATATCTCTGCTCTTAGATCTATTCTTTTGTTCCAACTAGGCCTTATTATGTGTCCAAATGTCTTGGAACGATAACCCTTGCTTCAAAGCCGATAATTTTTCATGCCATATCCTAAACAAAACCAGTAATTTGCTGTTTTACGACAAGATAAAATCCTTGTGTAAGGTAAATCACAGCTAACAAAATTGATATATGGACTTAAAATCGAATGAACCCTTTTGGTTAATTAAGAATGGTATTTTAAACAGTTATCCTTCTCTTCAAGAGGATACGGAATGCGACGTGCTCATTGTTGGTTCGGGCATCACCGGTTCGCTGATAGCGCATCAATGTATTATGGATGGCTACAACACCGTACTGATCGATAAGCGGGAGGTTTGTAATGGCAGTACCTCGGCCACCACTTCCATGTTGCAGTATGAAATTGACGCGCCGCTTTACGAGTTGAAGGAGACTGTAGGCGAAGAGAAAGCTTTAGCAAGTTATCAAGCCTGTTCGGATGCTATTGATCGCTTAGAGGAAATATCAAAATCTATAAAGTCGAATGCTGGTTTCGAGCGCAAGAAATCCCTTTATTTTGCTAGTACGCAAAAAGATTCCAAATGGCTTTATAAAGAATTCGAAGCCCGGAAGGCGGCAGGTTTCAAGGTGGAATGGTTAACTGATGAAGAAATAACCTCAAGATTTGATATACAGAAGAATCACGGCGGCATCTTATCGAAACAGGGAGCCAGTGTCGATGCGTTTACCCTAGCGCATGAATTATTAGCAATAAATGCGAAAAAAGGATTGAGGATTTTTGATAAGACCGAACTGACGAAGGTAGATTACAAGCGAGGATTCAATTTATGTACCTTGAGCACTTCGGCCAGCATCAAGGCTAAAAAGATCATCTATTGTGTAGGATATGAAAGTGCGAACATGATAAAGGAAAAATTTGTTAATCTATTGAGCACTTACGCCATCATTTCTGAAGTAGATAAAGAGCTATGGAAGAAATATAAGGACGTCTTGATGTGGAACACCTCCTCCCCTTACCTTTATATGCGCACGTCAGACGATTATCGTTTCTTGGTTGGCGGAGAAGATGAGGATTTCAGAAATCCCCAAAAGCGCGATGAATTACTTGCCGACAAGGAGCAAAAGCTCGTTAAAAGTTTCAGAAAAATGTTTCCAGATCATGATTTCCAATTAGACTTTAGTTGGGCGGGCACCTTCGGAGAGACAAAAGACGCCCTTCCTTACATTGGCGCACATCCGGATTTTAAGAATTCTTACTTTGTATTAGGCTTTGGGGGAAATGGAATTACATTCTCCGTTACCGGTATGGAGATGGTTTCTGAGTGGCTGAAAGGAAAAAAACATAAGCTCTCGGAAGCGTTTAAATTTGGAAGATAAGCCAAGCTAATATCATAATATTTTTATTACGATTCGATACCTGCTTATTTTAATTCTAAACAAATAAGTAAATTTGTGAATTATTCATTAAAATATGCAGATTTTAGTCATAGAAGACGATAAAAGGATCAGTGATTTCTTGGTGAAGGGATTGGAGGAGAACGGACATTTACTGACCTTATGCAAGTCTGCAGAAGAGGTATTGGCAAACTATACTACTCTTCCCTGGGACATCATCATTTGTGACATCATGCTACCCAAGATGGATGGAATCCAATTGGTGCAGACCCTGCGCTACAAAAAGGTGAATTGCCCGATCATTATGCTGAGTGCACTGAACAGCACACAAGACAAAGTCGCCGCATTGGATAGTGGTGCTGATGACTACCTGACCAAACCCTTCCATTTCGATGAATTATTATCCAGAATCAATGCACTTGCTCGTCGAAACCAACTCAATGCCGTAGAAGAGCGTTTCAATATTCGTACTTTCAATGATCTCCAAATCGATTTGGATCAATTTAGGGTATCCCTCAACAATCAGGATGTCAAACTCTCGCCTCGGGAATACAAGCTCTTGATCTACTTAGTGGAAAATAAAGATCGCGCCGTTAGCAGAACACAAATTCTAAACGCCGTCTGGGGACTCAATTTTGATAATCAAACAAACGTTGTTGATGTCTACATCTCCTATTTGCGATCGAAGATTGAAAACGCAGACAATAAATTCATATACACCGTAAAAGGAGTTGGGTATATATTTAAATCTTAAAGGGTGAAACTGAAACACAGACTTTCATTGTATTCCATTGTCATTTTCAGTGTAATCATACTGATTGCATCTGGAATAATCTATGTCTCCTACTATAAACAAATGGAGAACAAGGAACGACAAAACCTGGCCAACAAATCTGTACTTGCAGCAATCTATTATCTTGAACAAGATGAGGTCACTGAATCCGAGCATGAGAAAACGAAGAATCTACTTCTGAAAACAATATCAAGAAGAAATATTGCCGTTTATGATGGTGAAAACATCCGATTTAAAGGTGATATGCTCACCGATTCAAACATTACGACTTCCTTTATACAGCAAGTAAGAAATTCAAAGTCGGCGAATTTTTCGAATAAGGACTTTTTTTATCACGGGCTTTATTATCTCGATAATCAGGGCGAATTTGTCGTTATCACCAGAGAACCGAAGTCTGCTTTCAATGAACAAATGTTCTCCTTATTGAAGATACTGGTCATCGTTTCCTTGGTCGGATTGATCTTGATCTACCTATTTTCCAGATATCTGGGTAATATTGCTTACGATCCGGTGAACCGCATCGTAGACCAAATTAAAACTAGAGACCGAAATAGCTTTTACGAGCCGCTAAAAGAAGAGCAATCCTATGCAGAAATACATGACCTTATCGGGACTTACAATCGCTTCATCGATCGGCTTTCTCAAAACTTCCAGATTCAAAAAAACTTCATCGATTATGTTTCTCACGAGCTGAGGACGCCTATCACGGCCATACTAGGAACGTTAGAAGTGACGGAAACGAAGGATCGCTCTTCCGAAGAATATAAAAATACGCTCCGTAGTTTAAAGCAATATAGTCTCGATCTGAACGATGCGCTCGATCAGATGATGATACTTTCGGGAGCAAAGAAAAGTTTCGAGTTTAGACCAACTCGGCTAGATGAAATAGTTTGGGAGGTCGCCGAACATGGCATACTTTATCATGAGGCAAAGATCAACGTACAGGTAAGCGTTCAAAATGCTGAGCTGATGGAAATAAAAGCGGATGCTAAATTACTTGAGTTGGCCCTTAATAATCTTGTTGGCAATGCCATCAAGTATTCGAACAACCGTCCGGTCCATATTGAACTATACGAGATAAACAATCAGTTAGCGCTAAGTATTAAAGACGAGGGTATTGGAATTTTAAAAGAAGATATAGAGAAGATTAGGCAAAACTTCTACCGAGGTCAAAACAGTAAGGATTATCAAGGGAAAGGGATTGGTCTGTCTATGGCTCATATCATTTTCAATATACATAAAATTGAAATGTCACTGGAAGAAAACAAGCCCTATGGCACGGTCGTAATCTTGAAGTTTCCTACTTTCTAATCAAATTCTAATCTAGCTTAAAGGCGCAGCTAATTTGCTGAACATACTTTTGTGAAAAATAAAAGTATGTGGCAAAAAGCATTTCTTTCCTTTATTTCTATTCTCTATAGCTTGACTAGCTGTTTTTCACAGGAGCTTACGCTAGACGACTTAGAGAAGAGCTTTGTGCTCAACAATCAGAGCCTCTTTATTGAGAAATTCAATATCAGTAAAGCAGAGGCGCACCGAATGCAGGCCAAGGTTTGGAACAATCCGAGCTTCGAGCTAAGTGAGGTCAATCTTTGGACGAATCAAACCGTTGATCAGGGAATAAAGCAACAATATGCTATCGAGCTGCAGCAATTGATTGAAACGGCGGGCAAACGTAAATCTCGCATACAGGTTAAAGCCTTTGAAAAGAAAGACGCGGAATATGCTTACCTGGAATTATTATTTCAATTAAAATCTGAACTTCATAAGGCTTTTTACACTGCCCGTGCCTTATACCAACAGGAAGAAGTAAATAAGCAAATTGAGGCATTATACCGACGCCAAACAGAAAAATTCAAAAAGCATGTTGATGCTCAGCATATCTCAAAAGCTGATTATTTAAGAATTCAAGCTGCACTGTTGAGTTTACAGCGCGAGAACTTGTTGCTACATCATCAGCAACTAGAAATAGTGCATCAAATAGCCGTACTAACTCAGATGCCGCAGCTGACCTTCGATTCCCTGAATCTACAGGCAACATCGGAAAGCAACATGGAGCATAATTATCTTTCAGGTATCGATCAAAAGCTAGCGAACAATATCCAGCTTCTCCGAAAAGCAAATAATATAGAAATAGCGCGTGCGAATTGGAGTCTGGAGCATGCCAATAGGATTCCAAACTTGCAACTGATAATAAACAACGACCGGGGTGGAAACATCATGCGAAACTTCGTTGGTGTCGGTCTATCCTTTGACATTCCACTATTCGATAGAAATAAACAGCATATCAAGGCTGCTCGACTTGAGCTGAATCAGCAGGAAGCTCATGCGAAGCAAGTTGACTTTGAACTGCGAGCAGAGCTTAGCAAATTGATCAATCAAATATCAGAAACCGAGAAAACCCTACTACTCTGGTCTGAAAATCTGAAAGAAGATCAGTCCGCAATCTTGGAAATCTATCAAAGAAATTTAATGGCAGGACAGATATCCTTAATTCAATTTATTGATTACATAGAATCCTTTAAAGATGCCAGAACTGCATATATCGAGCTCCATGAAACCTATCAACATCAATTAGCGGATTTAAAACTCCTTATTGGCCCTGAAACTCCTATTTATGAAAATTAAAACACTATTGCTAAGTATTCCAATTTTGCTTCTACAGCTATCTGCCTGTCAAAACGGCAACGATCAGGTAGTTTCAGAATCTGACGGCTTGGATACCACATACTGCATCTCGACGGAATCAAAGAACTTGATTGGTCTTGATATTATTCATCAACGTCCTATTCAAGAACAACTGACCTTTAGCGGCAAAGTCGAATACAATGAGAACGACCTCGTTTCCTTCAAGAGTTTAATTCAGGGGGTTGTCGAACAGGTGAACTTCGAACTGGGCGACGAAGTTAAAAAAGGACAACTATTGGCTACCGTGAGCTCATCTGATATCCAGCAACTTCTTCAAGATCGCCGATATCAGGAAAGTCAAATTAGCCTTCTTGAAAAGCAGATCAGCAGCAAAAAGGAAATGTTGAAAGACGGTTTAATCGCGAAGCCAGAACTGCTCACGAGCGAGTATGAACTTGCGGCAGCGAAAATAGAACTCGACAAAATAAATGCAGCACTACAGTTATTCAAAGCGACCAGCAAGGGATCCTTTCAACTAATTGCTCCTAAAAATGGTATTATCGTCAAGAAGAATATCAGCGCGGGTCAAACAATCAGTCCCGAGGATAATGATTCGCCATTATTCGCCATATCAAACCTGAAACAGGTATGGATATTAATCAACATACATGCGACCAATCTTCCTTACATCCATCTTAACGATGAGGTACAAATTCGCACCCTGGCCTACCCCGACCGAACTTACCGCGGTAGAATCGATAAGATATATAATGTGTTCGACGATGATGAACATGTATTAAAAGCACGGGTAGTGTTATCGAATGAGGATCTTAAGCTCCTTCCGGGCCTAAGTGCAGACATTATCGTTAATAAGCGTACAAATCTAGGTGATGCTTTCGCGATACCCAATGGCGCAAAGATATTCCATAATAACAAAGAATACGTCGTTCTGTATAATACAGATTGTGACCTGCAGGTGAAAGAAATAAAGAGCATTGCCAGCAATGAGGAATTCACCTATGTGAAGGAAGAGTTCGCCGAGGGCCAGCAGATCATCACTAGAAATGCACTACTATTCTTCGAACAGTTAATTCCCTAATGCGATGAAGAAGTTTGTACAAGCCTTAGTTACTTTTTCACTTAGAAACAGTACGTTCATCCTCTTTCCGACTTTCATCCTATTGTTCGTTGGGCTTTATGCCTTGAAGCATACAGCAATTGAAGCCTTCCCCGATGTGACCAACACCCGCGCTAGGATTATCACGCAGTGGCCCGGACGCAGTGCGGAGGAAGTCGAGAAGATGGTCACCCTGCCAGTTTCCAAGCTGATGAATAATATTCCGAAGAAGTCTAATATAAGGTCGATTTCCCTATTCGGGTTATCGGTCGTGACCGTGCAGTTTGAAGATGGGGTTGATGATTTCTTTGCTCAGCAATATGTATCGAATAAAATTTCGGCTGTCAATCTGCCCGAGGGGGCCGAGGCGAGTATAGAACCGCCATCGGGAGCAACCGGAGAGATTTACCGCTACGTCATTAAATCGGATTTGCCAACGCGTGAAATCGCAGCTATTCAAGATTGGGTTATCGAGCGGGAACTACTTTCGGTTTCGGGAGTCGCCGACGTGATCAGTTTTGGGGGTGCCGAAAAAATCTATGAAATCAAGATCAACCCTACGGAATTGAGGAATTATAACCTCTCCCCGTTGGATGTATATGAGGCGGTTTCGAAGTCTAATATCAATGTAGGCGGCGATATGATTCAGCAGGGAGATCAAGCCTATGTTGTTCGAGGTGTCGGATTATTAGACCGCATCGATGATATCGGAAATATAACTATCGAACTAAATGGTACCACGCCTATTCTGGTGAAGCATGTGGCAGAGGTTGTGGTGTCTAACAAACCCAAGCTCGGCCAGGTAGGCTATAATGATAACAACGATTTGATTGAGGGAATTGTCGTGATGTTGCGTGGCGAGAATCCCTCGTCGGTCGTTGAAAATTTAAAGATTAAGATTGAAGAACTCAATACACGGATTCTACCTGAGAATGTACAGATAGAGCCTGTCATCGATCGGACTACGCTAGTCGACAATACAGTTAAAACGGTTTCGAAAAATCTAATAGAGGGCGTACTATTGGTGTCTCTGATTGTGTTTATCTTCTTATACAACTGGAAGTCTACTTTAATAGTTGCCTCTGTAATTCCTTTGGCATTTCTGTTTGCCATCATCATGTTGAAGATTCAGGGCTTGCCCGCCAATCTGATATCGATGGGTTCCTTAGACTTCGGTCTGCTGTTAGAAGGCACATTGGTCATTGTCGAGACGGTATTTGTTGCCTTGGCGACCATGTCGCATAAGGTCGGCGCTAAGCGATTTGCAAAAATGAGCAAGATGGGAATCATCAAGAAGAGCACAGGAAGTGTTGCTTCTTATATCTTCTTTGCCTTATTGATTCTAATCGTTGCGCTATTGCCGATATTCTCCTTTCAAAAGGTGGAAGGTAAGATGTTCACCCCACTTGCTTTTACTTTGGGCTATGCCCTGCTAGGTTCACTCATTCTGAGTTTGACCTATGTTCCGGCGATGTGCAAGCTTCTCTTCACAAAGGAGATGGAAGAACGCGAGAACTGGATTACGAAATTCTTTCAACGAGCAATATTCGGGCTTTATGAAGTCTCGTTTAAATATAAAAAAGCCAGTATTGGCATCTTTATCGGAATACTCTCGATCTGTATAGCCTTGTTTTCCCAATACGGATCGGAGTTCCTTCCGAAACTAAATGAAGGCGCTATCTACATCCGCGCTACCCTTCCCAATAGTGTGAATCTGGAGAAATCGACGGAATTGACGGTGGAAATGAAGAAGCTTATTCAAAAAGGTACGGAGGAGATTGATTTTATACTGACCCAAACAGGTAGACCTAATGATGGAACAGACCCTACGGGATTTTTCAATATTGAATTTCTGGTTCAACTGAACGATCCATCAACATGGAAAAGAAAAGTAACTAAGGAAGATATAATTCAGGAGATCAGAACTAAACTACAGCATTATCCGGGGATTAATTTCGGTTTCAGTCAGCCAATTCAAGATAATGTCGAGGAATATGTTGCCGGTGTAAAGAGTGCTCTGGTCATTAAAATATTTGGCGATGATCTGTACGAACTTGAGCGTTATGCGAATAAACTAGCCGGTACGATAGAGAAAGTGCAGGGTATTACGGATATCAACGTCTATAAGAATATCGGCCTACCGGAACTAAGGATTCAGCTGCATGACCATAAGATGGCGAAATATGGCATCAGTACGGCTGATGTTCAAGCTGTGATCGAGATGACGATTGGTGGGCAGGCGGCGACGAGATTTTACGAAGGAGATCGTCAATTTGATGTGGTCCTACGTTTCCAAGAAGAATATAGAAACAGCCCCGAGAAAATAGGCAATATCATGATTCCCAGTAGCAATGGACAGCATATTCCCCTACAAGAAATTGCTAGCATAGGGTATATAACGGGTCCTGCCTTTATTTATCGCGAAGGAAACAGTCGCTATATCGGGGTTGGTTTCAGTATTGAGGGCCGCGATTTAGGGAGCACCATTGCGGAGGCAAAACAACTGGTTGCAAAAGAGATTAAATTGCCAAAGGGCAAACACATGGAATGGGCAGGCGAATTTGAGAGTAAAGAGCGCGCCAGCAAGCAGTTAGCACTCGTTGTACCTATTTCCTTAGTGCTTATTTTGATGCTGCTTTATTTTAATTTTGGAAACATCAAGGATACAGCAATCTGCTCTATAACCTTGGCCTTTGCCTTCATCGGCGGTTTCCTTTCGCTGTGGGCAACAGGAACTGTATTTGGTATATCCGCAGGCATAGGATTCATTATTCTATTCGGCGTGGCAACGATTGATGGTATTGTTCTGATCGGTGTTATCAGGGACAATATCGCTCATAGAATCCCATTAAAAGAGGCGATTATTCAAGGTGTTAGGAGCCGAATAAGACCGGTCGTTATGATTGCGTTGATGGGGTCCTTTGGATTATTACCGGCGGCCTTGTCGACGGGGATGGGATCTGAAATACAGAAGCCATTAGCAATTATGATTGTTGGCGGGCTTATTATTTGCTTGATCCTCTCCTTTTCCATTATTCCAATTATTTTCTATTACGCGCATCGTAAAGATTAAAAGATATTTGTTTTCAATTTTAATTTCGTCGAGGGCAGGCTTTAGGGCCTGTCT
The DNA window shown above is from Sphingobacterium hotanense and carries:
- a CDS encoding YceI family protein: MAQWTLDTAHSEIEFKVKHMMISTVKGSFQDFGVTVDNASDKLDNGQVVVDIKTESINTKNEQRDQHLKSGDFFDASSFPEIKFVSTGITKEDDDEYKISGDLTIKDVTKPVTFKAEFGGIGKDPWGNQKAGYTVTGKINRSEFGLTWNATLETGGVMVSDDVKFQADLQFVLA
- a CDS encoding NAD(P)/FAD-dependent oxidoreductase gives rise to the protein MDLKSNEPFWLIKNGILNSYPSLQEDTECDVLIVGSGITGSLIAHQCIMDGYNTVLIDKREVCNGSTSATTSMLQYEIDAPLYELKETVGEEKALASYQACSDAIDRLEEISKSIKSNAGFERKKSLYFASTQKDSKWLYKEFEARKAAGFKVEWLTDEEITSRFDIQKNHGGILSKQGASVDAFTLAHELLAINAKKGLRIFDKTELTKVDYKRGFNLCTLSTSASIKAKKIIYCVGYESANMIKEKFVNLLSTYAIISEVDKELWKKYKDVLMWNTSSPYLYMRTSDDYRFLVGGEDEDFRNPQKRDELLADKEQKLVKSFRKMFPDHDFQLDFSWAGTFGETKDALPYIGAHPDFKNSYFVLGFGGNGITFSVTGMEMVSEWLKGKKHKLSEAFKFGR
- a CDS encoding response regulator transcription factor, which gives rise to MQILVIEDDKRISDFLVKGLEENGHLLTLCKSAEEVLANYTTLPWDIIICDIMLPKMDGIQLVQTLRYKKVNCPIIMLSALNSTQDKVAALDSGADDYLTKPFHFDELLSRINALARRNQLNAVEERFNIRTFNDLQIDLDQFRVSLNNQDVKLSPREYKLLIYLVENKDRAVSRTQILNAVWGLNFDNQTNVVDVYISYLRSKIENADNKFIYTVKGVGYIFKS
- a CDS encoding sensor histidine kinase codes for the protein MENKERQNLANKSVLAAIYYLEQDEVTESEHEKTKNLLLKTISRRNIAVYDGENIRFKGDMLTDSNITTSFIQQVRNSKSANFSNKDFFYHGLYYLDNQGEFVVITREPKSAFNEQMFSLLKILVIVSLVGLILIYLFSRYLGNIAYDPVNRIVDQIKTRDRNSFYEPLKEEQSYAEIHDLIGTYNRFIDRLSQNFQIQKNFIDYVSHELRTPITAILGTLEVTETKDRSSEEYKNTLRSLKQYSLDLNDALDQMMILSGAKKSFEFRPTRLDEIVWEVAEHGILYHEAKINVQVSVQNAELMEIKADAKLLELALNNLVGNAIKYSNNRPVHIELYEINNQLALSIKDEGIGILKEDIEKIRQNFYRGQNSKDYQGKGIGLSMAHIIFNIHKIEMSLEENKPYGTVVILKFPTF
- a CDS encoding TolC family protein, with the translated sequence MWQKAFLSFISILYSLTSCFSQELTLDDLEKSFVLNNQSLFIEKFNISKAEAHRMQAKVWNNPSFELSEVNLWTNQTVDQGIKQQYAIELQQLIETAGKRKSRIQVKAFEKKDAEYAYLELLFQLKSELHKAFYTARALYQQEEVNKQIEALYRRQTEKFKKHVDAQHISKADYLRIQAALLSLQRENLLLHHQQLEIVHQIAVLTQMPQLTFDSLNLQATSESNMEHNYLSGIDQKLANNIQLLRKANNIEIARANWSLEHANRIPNLQLIINNDRGGNIMRNFVGVGLSFDIPLFDRNKQHIKAARLELNQQEAHAKQVDFELRAELSKLINQISETEKTLLLWSENLKEDQSAILEIYQRNLMAGQISLIQFIDYIESFKDARTAYIELHETYQHQLADLKLLIGPETPIYEN
- a CDS encoding efflux RND transporter periplasmic adaptor subunit; its protein translation is MKIKTLLLSIPILLLQLSACQNGNDQVVSESDGLDTTYCISTESKNLIGLDIIHQRPIQEQLTFSGKVEYNENDLVSFKSLIQGVVEQVNFELGDEVKKGQLLATVSSSDIQQLLQDRRYQESQISLLEKQISSKKEMLKDGLIAKPELLTSEYELAAAKIELDKINAALQLFKATSKGSFQLIAPKNGIIVKKNISAGQTISPEDNDSPLFAISNLKQVWILINIHATNLPYIHLNDEVQIRTLAYPDRTYRGRIDKIYNVFDDDEHVLKARVVLSNEDLKLLPGLSADIIVNKRTNLGDAFAIPNGAKIFHNNKEYVVLYNTDCDLQVKEIKSIASNEEFTYVKEEFAEGQQIITRNALLFFEQLIP
- a CDS encoding efflux RND transporter permease subunit, with the translated sequence MKKFVQALVTFSLRNSTFILFPTFILLFVGLYALKHTAIEAFPDVTNTRARIITQWPGRSAEEVEKMVTLPVSKLMNNIPKKSNIRSISLFGLSVVTVQFEDGVDDFFAQQYVSNKISAVNLPEGAEASIEPPSGATGEIYRYVIKSDLPTREIAAIQDWVIERELLSVSGVADVISFGGAEKIYEIKINPTELRNYNLSPLDVYEAVSKSNINVGGDMIQQGDQAYVVRGVGLLDRIDDIGNITIELNGTTPILVKHVAEVVVSNKPKLGQVGYNDNNDLIEGIVVMLRGENPSSVVENLKIKIEELNTRILPENVQIEPVIDRTTLVDNTVKTVSKNLIEGVLLVSLIVFIFLYNWKSTLIVASVIPLAFLFAIIMLKIQGLPANLISMGSLDFGLLLEGTLVIVETVFVALATMSHKVGAKRFAKMSKMGIIKKSTGSVASYIFFALLILIVALLPIFSFQKVEGKMFTPLAFTLGYALLGSLILSLTYVPAMCKLLFTKEMEERENWITKFFQRAIFGLYEVSFKYKKASIGIFIGILSICIALFSQYGSEFLPKLNEGAIYIRATLPNSVNLEKSTELTVEMKKLIQKGTEEIDFILTQTGRPNDGTDPTGFFNIEFLVQLNDPSTWKRKVTKEDIIQEIRTKLQHYPGINFGFSQPIQDNVEEYVAGVKSALVIKIFGDDLYELERYANKLAGTIEKVQGITDINVYKNIGLPELRIQLHDHKMAKYGISTADVQAVIEMTIGGQAATRFYEGDRQFDVVLRFQEEYRNSPEKIGNIMIPSSNGQHIPLQEIASIGYITGPAFIYREGNSRYIGVGFSIEGRDLGSTIAEAKQLVAKEIKLPKGKHMEWAGEFESKERASKQLALVVPISLVLILMLLYFNFGNIKDTAICSITLAFAFIGGFLSLWATGTVFGISAGIGFIILFGVATIDGIVLIGVIRDNIAHRIPLKEAIIQGVRSRIRPVVMIALMGSFGLLPAALSTGMGSEIQKPLAIMIVGGLIICLILSFSIIPIIFYYAHRKD